AGCGTACCTACTGGGGTTACGGCGGTAGAGGAGAGAGCGGTCAGGGAAGCGGCTATACAGGCCGGGGCCAAAGAGGCCTATCTCATCGAGGAACCGATGGCTGCAGCGATTGGAGCCGGATTACCAGTACATGAGCCGACCGGTAATATGATAGTAGATATTGGAGGCGGCACGACCGAGGTAGGGGTCATTTCATTGGGAGGGATCGTGACTTCAAGATCCGTGCGCATAGCCGGCGATGAGATGGACGACGCGATTATTCAGCATCTCAAGAAGAATTACAACCTGCTGATTGGGGAACGAACGGCTGAGGATATCAAGATAAATGTAGGTTCTGCTGTGTGGGAGGGCCCGGTGGAATATTATGACGTCAGAGGGAGAGACCTGGTTTCTGGCTTACCTAAAACCATTCAAGTGTCTTCAGATGAGATTCAGAAAGCGTTATCAGAACCGGTTCAGGCGATAATCGAAGCGATAAAGGTGTGCCTCGAGAAAACCCCGCCTGAGCTAGCAGCAGACATAATGGATCGGGGCATCGTCATGGCGGGGGGCGGTTCGCTGTTGCGGGGCCTAGATAAACTGGTGAGCAGGGAAACAAACATGCCTGTCTATGTGTGCGAAGAGGCTCTGGATGCAGTAGCTCTCGGAACAGGACGGGTACTTGAGAACATTGAGGTTTTGCGGAAGGTCTTAATTTCACCCCGCAAGAATTTTTAACGGCCGGATACTTTCAGGGCGAAAGGCAAGGTTGGTGGTTTTCTTGTGTTGAGGAGCAAGGCCTTTTGGGGTTTTCTGGTGCTCCTTGTTCTGATCTTAGGTCTGATGCGTGCTACGATCGGAGATAGACAAGATATATCGTTAGCCGAGAAGTTGCTGAGGGATGCTTATGCTCCGCTCCAAGTGGCGGTGTATAAGGTCAGGGACTATATCGGCGGCATAGAAACGGCTTTTGGCAGCAAAGAAATGCTGGCAAAAAGGAATTTGGAGCTCAGTCGGAAACTGGGCCGGCTAAAGTATGAGAACCAGGTGTTGCTTGAATACCTTCATGAGAACCAGCGGTTGCGGGATATGTTAGAGTTCAAGGAGAAAACAGCTGACAGTTATGACCTGTTGGCAGCTCGAGTCATAGCCCGCAGTCCTGAACTCTGGTACAGGAGCTTGAGCATTGATAGAGGTGAGGCGGACGGTATTAATAAGGATATGGTTGTTATAACCCCGGATGGGCTAGTAGGGCGGGTTATTGCTACTAGTGCTCATACTGCAGAAGTTATGTTGATCACCGACCGCGAGTCGGCAGTAGGGGCTTTGGTTCAGGAGACCCGTACGCAAGGCTTGGTCGAGGGCCTTGGTGAGCGCAACCAGGTGAAAATGATTGACATTCCTTACGACGCGCCGCTTGAAGAAGGACAGACAGTTGTTACCTCGGGCCTGGGCCAAGTTTTTCCTAAAGGAATCAGGGTGGGGAAGGTTTTGAAAGTCGCGAAAGAGTCCAATGGACTTCTGAAGTACGCGATAGTTAAGCCCGCCGCCAATCTCAACAGCCTGGAAGAGGTTTTTGTAATCACCAAAACCAAGGCGAATCAATGAACAAAGCAGGCGGCGGGAAGGGGTTAACCCATCCTACCGCGATCATGATGGGGCCTTGAGGCCATTCCAGTCCTTCGCATAAAGGATCTTGCTTAAGAACGACCGGGTACGGTCGTTCGTCGGATTGGAAAACAGCTCGTGAGGCGGGCCTTCTTCTATGATACGACCTTCATCCATAAAGAGAACCCGGTCCCCAACTTCCCAAGCAAAGGCCATTTCGTGACTTCCTCAACTCACACTTCGATTATATTTACTATGGAACCGGTATTTGCGGCTTTTTACGCCTATTTCATCGGGGGTGAGGTTTTTACGTTGAGGCAAGGAGTCGGGAGCTTGCTTATATTAGTGGGCATGCTGGCGGCGGAGCTAGAGCCTGGCGAAAGTGGTGCCCCGGCTTGTAAACCGAAGAATGTCGGCGAATTGGAACGTTAGATAAAGTGCTGATTAGATTGAAGGGGGGAGAGATTTGCGTTATTTGGTTTTAGTGTTGTTGCCGGTTGTGTCATTGTTTTTAGAAACCAGCTTTTTCGTACAGTATCCGATATGGAAGAGTGGACCGGACCTTATACTGCTTTTCGTGGCTTTCTACGCACTTTTGAATGGGTCACGCAGAGGATGTTTGTACGGGTTTGTGTGCGGGCTGTTTAGAGACTTGTATGTGGGACGGGTCATAGGACTCAATGCCCTGTCTTTAGCACTTACAGCTTACTTGCTTGGGAAATGGGAATTGAAGGTATTTCAGGACAATTATCTGGTGGGTTTGTTCTGCGCCGTGGCAGCCACGGCAGTGAATTCCATGTGTTTGTCTATCCTGCTTTTTATTAGCACGGGCGAGTTTAACGCGGCCAGAACAGTGGGGATACAGTTTGTGGGTCAGGTTATATACAACGGGATTTTGTCGATACCGTTTTATATTTGGTATTATAAAACGTCCAGGCAAAACTGGTCTAAGGTTTCCTTCTAGAGGTGAAAGAATTGAGAACAGGTGACTTGAAGGCAAGGCTGCGCGGTTATTGGTATGTGGCATGGGGGCTGTTGGGCTTGCTTTTGATTAAGCTGGCTATAGTCCAGTTTTTCCAATATGAAACCTACGAAACCATGTCGCGCTACAACCGCATTCGCCCGGTCAGTATAAAAGCTCCGCGGGGAGAAATCTATTCCATTGACGGCACGGTTTTGGCTAAAAACAAGCTGGTTTACACCGTCTCTATCACTTACCCTGAAGGTACCGATAACCCCGAAGTAATTGAGCGTTTGGCGAAGATACTTGGGGAAAAGTACCCCGAGGTGACTGAGAAATACATTAATGATCTCATTGAAAAGCAGAAGTACAGGTTGTACGAGCCGGTTACAGTGGCCCGGGACATTGATTGGCAAACTGTGGTTAGGCTGGAAGAACAACGCAAGTACCTGCCGGGAGTAACGGTGAACGTAGAGCCTTTGCGTTACTACCCGGAGGGATTCTTGGCGGGGCATGTGCTAGGCTACGTTAGGAGTATAGACCCCAACGAGCTCGCGCAACTGGACAAAGAACGCTATAGCATGGGGGATCTAATCGGCAAGGACGGGGTAGAAAAAGCTTACGAGAACTATCTCAAGGGGTACG
The sequence above is drawn from the Syntrophothermus lipocalidus DSM 12680 genome and encodes:
- the mreC gene encoding rod shape-determining protein MreC; translation: MLRSKAFWGFLVLLVLILGLMRATIGDRQDISLAEKLLRDAYAPLQVAVYKVRDYIGGIETAFGSKEMLAKRNLELSRKLGRLKYENQVLLEYLHENQRLRDMLEFKEKTADSYDLLAARVIARSPELWYRSLSIDRGEADGINKDMVVITPDGLVGRVIATSAHTAEVMLITDRESAVGALVQETRTQGLVEGLGERNQVKMIDIPYDAPLEEGQTVVTSGLGQVFPKGIRVGKVLKVAKESNGLLKYAIVKPAANLNSLEEVFVITKTKANQ
- a CDS encoding rod shape-determining protein — its product is MIFAKDLGIDLGTANTLVHMKGKGIVLREPSVVAIQSDTGQVLAVGEEAKQMIGRTPGNIIAIRPMKDGVIADFDITQNMLRYFINKALGHQNFLVKARVVVSVPTGVTAVEERAVREAAIQAGAKEAYLIEEPMAAAIGAGLPVHEPTGNMIVDIGGGTTEVGVISLGGIVTSRSVRIAGDEMDDAIIQHLKKNYNLLIGERTAEDIKINVGSAVWEGPVEYYDVRGRDLVSGLPKTIQVSSDEIQKALSEPVQAIIEAIKVCLEKTPPELAADIMDRGIVMAGGGSLLRGLDKLVSRETNMPVYVCEEALDAVALGTGRVLENIEVLRKVLISPRKNF
- the mreD gene encoding rod shape-determining protein MreD, giving the protein MRYLVLVLLPVVSLFLETSFFVQYPIWKSGPDLILLFVAFYALLNGSRRGCLYGFVCGLFRDLYVGRVIGLNALSLALTAYLLGKWELKVFQDNYLVGLFCAVAATAVNSMCLSILLFISTGEFNAARTVGIQFVGQVIYNGILSIPFYIWYYKTSRQNWSKVSF